In one Haloplanus salinus genomic region, the following are encoded:
- a CDS encoding cytochrome b, with protein MSLEKKDEMDHKGWMKRKDLTPVETTFLTALIWMDKRLRVVDYLELLEDLYYKVNMQMPKSHTEQYDLDNKFWYWYPLYALGSFSTLAYIVAAVSGALLGFYYAPAQTGDPSTAYNSITFIMTDLQFGFMLRSIHRWSAQVMVAAVFLHMLRVYFTGAYKEPRELNWLLGIVLISLTMVFGYTGYLLPWDQLAFWAGQIGVEMSLSIPLAGEWIAQLLFGGFTLSQATLQRMYILHVFLLPFVVTTLIAIHIGIVWVQGIAEPH; from the coding sequence ATGAGCTTAGAAAAGAAAGACGAGATGGACCACAAAGGGTGGATGAAGCGGAAGGACCTGACCCCCGTGGAGACCACCTTCCTGACGGCACTCATCTGGATGGACAAGCGGCTCCGGGTCGTCGACTACCTGGAACTGCTGGAAGACCTGTACTACAAGGTCAACATGCAGATGCCGAAAAGCCACACCGAACAGTACGATCTGGACAACAAGTTCTGGTACTGGTACCCGCTGTACGCGCTGGGGTCGTTCTCGACGCTGGCGTACATCGTCGCCGCCGTGAGCGGCGCCTTGCTGGGGTTCTACTACGCCCCCGCACAGACCGGCGACCCGAGTACGGCGTACAACTCGATCACGTTCATCATGACGGACCTCCAGTTCGGGTTCATGCTGCGATCCATTCACCGGTGGTCGGCGCAGGTGATGGTCGCGGCCGTGTTCCTTCACATGCTCCGCGTCTACTTCACGGGCGCGTACAAGGAACCGCGCGAACTCAACTGGCTGCTGGGTATCGTCCTGATCAGCCTGACGATGGTGTTCGGGTACACGGGCTACCTGCTCCCGTGGGACCAGCTCGCCTTCTGGGCGGGACAGATCGGCGTCGAGATGTCGCTGTCCATCCCGCTGGCCGGCGAGTGGATCGCCCAACTCCTGTTCGGCGGCTTCACGCTGAGTCAGGCGACGCTCCAGCGCATGTACATCCTCCACGTGTTCCTACTTCCCTTCGTCGTGACGACGCTGATCGCCATCCACATCGGCATCGTCTGGGTGCAGGGCATCGCGGAACCCCACTAA
- a CDS encoding cytochrome bc complex cytochrome b subunit has product MSENDTDTDETRTDGGSPGIVAPDDETPTWRERKERTTGLSRLTYEYFERARREDQDLRTESDYVERDVLAFPTWPHETVRNLSIAAFFTGMIFFLSATMPPHIGAPANPSSTPAIILPDWYLYWSFGLLKLGPLNPDLAILGGSKITADRTYGVLANVVVVGFIAIVPFLNKGSARRPVEQPFWSAIGVGGIVFAFTISLLAVKNLMPMNVDLLFDLTFLVPIVATTITYAVLKTMREGYMYDLNRRYYRLRPPK; this is encoded by the coding sequence ATGAGCGAAAACGACACCGACACGGACGAGACGCGCACCGACGGCGGGAGCCCGGGTATCGTCGCCCCGGACGACGAGACGCCGACGTGGCGCGAGCGCAAGGAACGGACGACGGGTCTCTCGCGGCTCACCTACGAGTACTTCGAGCGCGCCCGTCGCGAGGACCAGGACCTACGGACCGAATCCGACTACGTCGAACGCGACGTGCTCGCGTTCCCGACGTGGCCCCACGAGACGGTTCGTAACCTCTCCATCGCGGCCTTCTTCACCGGGATGATCTTCTTCCTCTCGGCGACGATGCCGCCACACATCGGCGCGCCGGCCAACCCGAGTTCGACGCCGGCGATCATCCTGCCCGACTGGTATCTCTACTGGTCGTTCGGCCTGCTGAAGCTCGGTCCGCTGAATCCCGACCTCGCCATCCTCGGCGGGTCGAAGATCACCGCCGACCGCACGTACGGCGTGCTGGCGAACGTCGTCGTCGTCGGCTTCATCGCCATCGTCCCCTTCCTGAACAAGGGGTCGGCCCGACGCCCCGTCGAGCAGCCGTTCTGGTCGGCCATCGGCGTCGGCGGCATCGTCTTCGCGTTCACCATCAGCCTGCTCGCGGTCAAGAACCTGATGCCGATGAACGTCGACCTGCTGTTCGATCTGACCTTCCTCGTGCCCATCGTGGCGACGACCATCACCTACGCGGTGCTGAAGACGATGCGCGAGGGGTACATGTACGACCTCAACCGGCGGTACTAC